In Rutidosis leptorrhynchoides isolate AG116_Rl617_1_P2 chromosome 2, CSIRO_AGI_Rlap_v1, whole genome shotgun sequence, one genomic interval encodes:
- the LOC139889531 gene encoding uncharacterized protein yields MEEVMGKILLFVSSLFLDESGVLSSGGGYGNPNRSGGGRNHFHLSHIATGGVYQQVSSVKGNISIRCRSLLFTYTLLTQRECPLGTYKNITGSDMPLCFKFPPDEFPHRTFYVPVRDFIKLIVIDP; encoded by the exons ATGGAAGAAGTTATGGGGAAGATACTTTTGTTTGTAAGTTCTCTGTTTCTTGATGAATCCGGAGTTCTTTCGAGTGGCGGAGGTTATGGTAATCCAAATAGGAGTGGTGGTGGAAGAAATCATTTTCATTTGTCACATATTGCAACAGGGGGTGTGTATCAACAAGTTTCCAGTGTCAAAGGGAACATCTCAATTAG ATGCCGGAGTTTATTATTTACGTACACTCTCCTCACACAAAGA GAATGTCCTCTTGGTACATACAAAAACATTACGGGTTCTGATATGCCTCTATGTTTTAAGTTCCCACCCGATGAGTTTCCTCATCGTACTTTTTATGTTCCTGTCCGAG ATTTCATTAAATTGATAGTGAtcgatccttaa